Proteins encoded within one genomic window of Mesorhizobium sp. AR10:
- the trmB gene encoding tRNA (guanine(46)-N(7))-methyltransferase TrmB, which translates to MDPKDRRSRATEAFFGRRRGKTIRPQQAAALESGFRTYRLDLAAEPPANLRDLFEADVSAVRLEIGFGGGEHLLHRATAAPATGFVGVEPFVNGMAKMMMAVRERPLANLRVYDDDATRLLDWLPGASLDGIDLLYPDPWPKKKHWKRRFVSPLNLDRFARVLKSGGKFRFASDIDSYVNWTLLHCRSHGAFAWQAQEAADWHRPYDGWPSTRYEAKAIREGRRPAYLTFIRK; encoded by the coding sequence ATGGACCCCAAGGACAGGCGAAGCCGCGCGACCGAAGCGTTTTTCGGCCGCCGGCGCGGCAAGACCATTCGCCCGCAGCAGGCGGCGGCGCTGGAAAGCGGGTTCAGGACCTACAGGCTCGATCTGGCGGCCGAACCGCCTGCCAATTTGCGTGATTTGTTCGAGGCGGATGTTTCCGCCGTTCGGCTTGAGATCGGTTTCGGTGGCGGCGAACACCTCCTGCACCGCGCAACCGCCGCCCCAGCCACCGGTTTCGTCGGCGTCGAGCCTTTCGTCAACGGCATGGCCAAGATGATGATGGCGGTCAGAGAACGGCCGCTTGCCAATCTTCGGGTCTATGACGATGACGCCACGCGGCTGCTCGACTGGCTGCCAGGGGCTTCGCTCGATGGCATAGACCTGCTCTACCCCGATCCCTGGCCGAAGAAAAAGCACTGGAAGCGGCGTTTCGTCAGTCCGCTCAATCTCGACCGCTTTGCGCGTGTGCTGAAGTCTGGCGGAAAGTTCCGCTTCGCTTCCGACATCGATAGCTATGTGAACTGGACGCTGCTGCATTGCCGGTCGCACGGCGCATTCGCATGGCAAGCGCAGGAAGCCGCCGACTGGCACCGGCCTTATGATGGTTGGCCGAGCACGCGCTACGAGGCAAAGGCCATTCGCGAGGGCCGGCGGCCGGCCTACCTGACCTTTATCAGGAAATAA
- the metK gene encoding methionine adenosyltransferase: MTRQNYFFTSESVAEGHPDKVCDRISDEIVDLVYREARKTGMDPWKVRVACETLATTNRVVIAGEVRVPETLLKKDKAGNILQDAAGHPVVNPAKFKSVARKAIREIGYEQAGFHWKTAKIEVLLHGQSPDIGQGVDNASDRQGEEGAGDQGIMFGYACRETPDLMPAPIYYSHKILELLAAARHEGSGDAGKLGPDAKSQVTVRYIDGKAAEATQIVLSTQHLDPNWDSKKVRKVVEPYIREALGDLKIADNCMWYINPTGKFVIGGPDGDAGLTGRKIIVDTYGGAAPHGGGAFSGKDTTKVDRSAAYAARYLAKNVVAAKLADRCTIQLSYAIGVAQPLSVYVDLHGTGKVDEAKLEEALRTVMDLSPSGIRRHLDLNKPIYAKTSSYGHFGRKAGRDGSFSWEKTDLAKALKDAVAA; this comes from the coding sequence GTGACGCGGCAGAACTACTTCTTCACCTCGGAATCCGTTGCCGAGGGTCATCCCGACAAGGTTTGTGACCGTATTTCCGACGAGATCGTCGATCTGGTCTATCGCGAGGCCAGGAAGACCGGCATGGACCCGTGGAAGGTTCGTGTCGCCTGCGAGACGCTGGCGACGACGAATCGTGTCGTCATCGCTGGCGAGGTGCGCGTTCCAGAGACGCTGCTCAAGAAGGACAAGGCTGGCAACATCCTGCAAGACGCCGCCGGTCACCCGGTCGTCAATCCGGCAAAATTCAAGTCGGTTGCCCGCAAGGCGATCCGCGAGATCGGCTACGAACAGGCCGGCTTCCACTGGAAGACCGCAAAGATCGAGGTTCTGCTGCACGGCCAGTCGCCGGATATCGGCCAGGGTGTGGACAATGCCTCTGACCGGCAGGGCGAGGAAGGTGCGGGCGACCAGGGCATCATGTTCGGCTACGCCTGCCGCGAGACACCGGACCTGATGCCGGCGCCGATCTACTACAGTCACAAAATTCTCGAACTGCTGGCCGCAGCACGCCATGAGGGCAGCGGCGACGCCGGCAAGCTCGGGCCGGATGCCAAAAGCCAGGTCACCGTCCGCTATATCGATGGCAAGGCAGCCGAGGCGACGCAGATCGTGCTGTCGACCCAGCATCTCGATCCAAACTGGGATTCGAAGAAGGTCCGCAAGGTCGTGGAACCCTATATCCGCGAGGCGCTGGGTGATCTGAAGATCGCCGACAATTGCATGTGGTACATCAACCCGACCGGCAAGTTTGTCATCGGCGGGCCGGATGGCGACGCCGGCCTGACCGGCCGCAAGATCATCGTCGACACTTATGGCGGCGCGGCACCCCACGGCGGCGGTGCCTTCTCCGGCAAGGACACCACCAAGGTCGACCGCTCAGCGGCCTATGCAGCGCGCTACCTCGCCAAGAACGTGGTGGCGGCAAAGCTCGCTGACCGCTGCACCATTCAGCTTTCCTATGCCATCGGCGTCGCCCAGCCGCTGTCGGTCTATGTCGACCTGCACGGCACAGGCAAGGTCGATGAGGCAAAGCTCGAGGAAGCGCTGCGCACCGTGATGGATCTGTCGCCGTCCGGTATCCGCCGTCACCTCGATCTCAACAAGCCAATCTACGCCAAGACTTCGTCCTACGGCCATTTCGGCCGCAAAGCCGGCCGCGACGGGTCTTTCTCCTGGGAAAAGACCGATCTCGCCAAGGCGCTCAAGGACGCGGTCGCCGCCTGA
- a CDS encoding helix-turn-helix domain-containing protein — protein sequence MTDENKKKPNPIDIHVGSRIRLRRNMLGMSQEKLGENLGITFQQIQKYEKGTNRVGASRLQAIASILSVPVAFFFEDAPGQEAVGNRGFAEDASMTFAVEFCGSPEGLQLNRAFVKIADVKVRRRIIDLVKSLSTEDAD from the coding sequence ATGACAGACGAAAACAAGAAGAAACCGAATCCGATCGACATCCACGTTGGAAGTCGTATCCGGCTTCGTCGCAACATGCTTGGGATGAGCCAGGAAAAGCTGGGTGAAAATCTCGGCATCACGTTTCAACAGATCCAGAAGTATGAAAAGGGCACGAATCGCGTCGGCGCTAGCCGCCTGCAAGCAATAGCGTCCATACTCAGCGTGCCCGTTGCCTTCTTTTTCGAAGATGCCCCAGGTCAGGAAGCCGTCGGTAATCGCGGATTCGCCGAGGACGCGTCGATGACTTTCGCCGTCGAATTCTGCGGCAGTCCGGAAGGGCTTCAGCTCAACCGCGCCTTCGTCAAGATCGCCGATGTCAAGGTGCGCCGGCGGATCATAGATCTGGTGAAATCCCTTTCTACCGAAGACGCCGACTGA
- the lnt gene encoding apolipoprotein N-acyltransferase: MERLAGRIILLWGWRRALVAFLAGALAVLAQAPYDFFAICFVSFPLLVWLLDGATGEASDGLLRRLRPAFAVGWWFGFGYFLAGLWWIGSALLVEADSFAWALPFAVIGIPFALAFFYGFATVFARLLWSNDIGRIAALAFGFGLAEWLRGFLFTGFPWNAVGYAAMPVPLLMQSVSVTGMIGMNTLAVFVFALPALLAARRHLRLGAALLAILVAAHAGFGYVRLTLPVEPSTRTIDVRIVQPDVDLSEKWDASVRDRIFATLIGLSAKAPDPGHDKPQMILWPETSVPFLFTERPDALTALGEMLGPDQVLIAGIVREEGGSAANADSRYYNSVVAIDDKGEITDAVDKVHLVPFGEYLPFADLLGRFGIEQLVAGPMNFAAGNERHPITLPGGIRALPFICYEVIFPDLAAVDATSAELIVNVTNDAWFGDTPGPYQHFRQAQIRAVENGLPLLRAANNGISAVVDPRGRIVDALAVDARGAIDVRVPISGHALITAGQRRINGMLIMLLFAMIAFTLNVRQRLRVN; this comes from the coding sequence ATGGAGCGCCTTGCCGGCCGGATAATTCTGCTTTGGGGTTGGCGGCGCGCGCTCGTGGCGTTTCTGGCCGGTGCGCTGGCGGTTCTTGCCCAGGCGCCTTACGATTTCTTCGCCATCTGTTTCGTTTCGTTTCCGCTGCTGGTCTGGCTTCTCGACGGCGCGACGGGCGAAGCCTCCGACGGATTGCTGCGGCGTTTGCGGCCGGCCTTTGCTGTCGGCTGGTGGTTCGGCTTCGGTTACTTCCTTGCCGGCCTGTGGTGGATCGGCTCAGCGCTTCTGGTCGAGGCCGACAGTTTCGCCTGGGCCTTGCCGTTCGCGGTCATCGGCATCCCCTTCGCGCTCGCCTTCTTCTATGGCTTCGCCACGGTCTTTGCCCGGCTGCTGTGGAGCAACGATATCGGCCGCATCGCCGCACTTGCCTTCGGTTTTGGCCTGGCGGAATGGCTGCGGGGCTTCCTGTTCACCGGCTTTCCCTGGAATGCCGTCGGCTATGCGGCGATGCCGGTGCCTCTGCTGATGCAGAGCGTGTCGGTGACCGGCATGATCGGCATGAACACGCTCGCGGTGTTCGTCTTCGCGCTGCCCGCTCTGCTTGCGGCGCGCCGGCATCTCCGCCTCGGTGCGGCACTGCTGGCCATTCTCGTCGCCGCCCATGCCGGCTTCGGCTATGTCAGGCTTACACTTCCAGTCGAGCCTTCAACCCGCACGATCGATGTCCGCATCGTCCAGCCCGACGTCGACCTCAGCGAGAAATGGGACGCTTCGGTACGAGACCGCATCTTCGCCACCTTGATTGGGCTGTCGGCCAAGGCGCCGGACCCCGGCCACGACAAGCCGCAAATGATCCTGTGGCCGGAGACGTCGGTGCCGTTCCTCTTTACCGAGCGTCCGGATGCGCTGACGGCGCTGGGCGAGATGCTCGGCCCCGACCAGGTGCTGATCGCCGGAATCGTTCGGGAGGAGGGCGGCTCGGCCGCAAATGCCGACAGCCGTTACTACAATTCAGTGGTGGCGATCGACGACAAGGGTGAAATCACCGATGCCGTCGACAAGGTTCATTTGGTGCCCTTTGGCGAATATCTGCCTTTCGCCGACCTGCTCGGCCGTTTCGGCATAGAACAGCTCGTCGCCGGACCGATGAATTTCGCAGCCGGCAATGAGCGGCATCCGATCACGCTGCCAGGCGGCATACGCGCGCTGCCATTTATCTGTTACGAGGTGATCTTTCCCGACCTGGCAGCAGTTGACGCTACGTCAGCTGAGCTTATTGTGAATGTCACCAACGACGCATGGTTCGGTGACACGCCGGGTCCTTATCAGCATTTCAGGCAGGCACAGATTCGTGCGGTGGAGAATGGATTGCCTTTGTTACGCGCGGCCAACAACGGCATTTCCGCTGTTGTCGATCCGCGCGGACGCATCGTCGACGCGTTGGCGGTCGATGCGCGGGGAGCCATCGATGTGCGGGTACCGATTTCCGGGCATGCCCTCATCACTGCCGGCCAACGGCGCATTAACGGAATGCTGATCATGTTGCTGTTTGCCATGATCGCCTTCACACTGAATGTAAGGCAACGGCTACGGGTGAATTGA
- a CDS encoding VOC family protein, producing MTVDDPFKHSSLGSGIFYKDPRAALIWLEAAFGFEPSMVVSDLDGKLVHSEMRFGDGYIIVDSEWADHIASPASVDGKNTQSVYVRLKDGLDAHCEHARMAGAEIVQEPADQFYGERLYRARDPEGHVWTFTQTLRAVPREEAQRLGDLQIEGWHR from the coding sequence ATGACGGTCGACGACCCGTTCAAGCACTCGAGCCTGGGCTCCGGGATATTCTACAAGGACCCGCGGGCGGCCCTGATATGGCTTGAGGCGGCCTTTGGCTTCGAGCCGAGCATGGTGGTCAGCGATCTCGACGGAAAGCTGGTCCACTCCGAAATGCGGTTCGGTGACGGCTATATCATCGTCGATTCCGAGTGGGCCGACCATATCGCCAGCCCGGCCTCGGTCGATGGCAAGAACACACAGTCGGTCTATGTGCGCCTGAAAGACGGCCTGGACGCCCATTGCGAGCATGCCAGGATGGCCGGGGCGGAGATCGTCCAGGAACCCGCCGACCAATTCTACGGTGAGCGGCTGTACCGGGCGCGCGACCCAGAAGGCCATGTCTGGACCTTCACGCAGACCCTGCGCGCCGTTCCGCGCGAAGAGGCCCAGCGGTTGGGCGACTTGCAGATCGAGGGCTGGCACAGATAG
- a CDS encoding hemolysin family protein: MNDKPETAARPDAGSATKPSDTTEEGSSPSTISGSVASEPSPAGPSLFDRVLGLFRQRNGTSLREEIAGALAETASDVESFSPGERAMLNNILRLREVRVEDVMVPRADIEAVEITTTLGDLLGLFEQSGHSRMPVYSETLDDPRGMVHIRDVLAHITKIARVKKGRTTRKAPATTLLNLAQVDLARTIGDLNLIRPVLFVPPSMLASDLMGRMQATRTQMALVIDEYGGTDGLASLEDIVEMVVGDIEDEHDDDEPMITQTGDGVFVVDGKAEIDDVAKMIGEDFAAGEHGEYVDTIGGMIFNTLGRVPARGEVVQAIPGFEFHVLDADPRRVKRVRIVESQKSERRRRASRAEQA, translated from the coding sequence ATGAACGACAAACCAGAAACTGCCGCCCGCCCCGACGCCGGCAGTGCGACCAAGCCTTCCGATACGACGGAAGAGGGATCAAGTCCGAGTACCATTTCCGGCAGCGTCGCCAGCGAGCCATCGCCTGCCGGTCCTTCCCTGTTCGACCGGGTGCTCGGCCTGTTCCGGCAGCGCAACGGCACCAGCCTGCGCGAGGAAATCGCCGGCGCGCTGGCCGAAACGGCGAGCGATGTCGAATCCTTCTCGCCCGGCGAGCGCGCCATGCTCAACAATATCCTGCGCTTGCGCGAAGTGCGCGTCGAGGATGTCATGGTGCCGCGCGCCGACATCGAGGCGGTCGAGATCACCACGACGCTGGGCGATCTTCTCGGACTGTTCGAACAATCCGGCCATTCCCGCATGCCGGTCTATTCCGAGACGCTCGACGATCCGCGCGGCATGGTCCATATCCGCGACGTGCTGGCGCACATCACCAAAATTGCCCGCGTCAAGAAGGGCAGGACGACCAGGAAAGCGCCGGCCACTACGCTGCTCAACCTCGCCCAGGTCGATCTTGCGCGCACCATCGGCGACCTCAACCTGATCCGTCCGGTGCTGTTCGTGCCGCCGTCGATGCTCGCTTCCGATCTGATGGGACGGATGCAGGCGACGCGCACCCAGATGGCGCTGGTCATCGACGAATATGGCGGCACAGATGGTCTCGCCTCGCTCGAGGACATCGTCGAGATGGTGGTTGGCGACATCGAGGATGAGCATGACGATGACGAGCCGATGATCACCCAGACCGGCGACGGCGTGTTCGTCGTCGACGGCAAGGCCGAGATCGATGATGTCGCCAAGATGATCGGCGAAGATTTCGCCGCCGGCGAGCATGGCGAATATGTCGACACGATCGGCGGCATGATCTTCAACACGCTTGGCCGCGTGCCGGCCCGCGGCGAAGTGGTGCAGGCCATACCCGGCTTCGAATTCCATGTGCTCGACGCCGATCCGCGCCGCGTCAAGCGGGTGCGCATCGTGGAAAGCCAGAAAAGCGAGCGCCGACGGCGCGCCTCCCGCGCCGAGCAGGCGTAA
- the ybeY gene encoding rRNA maturation RNase YbeY, with product MPENREFGDLSVHVEIDISIEAGDWPDEASLSRLVDRAVGAAFAETGVAGPSELSIVFSDDTHIRTLNAGWRGKDKPTNVLSFPAFPLVKGAPLPPMLGDIVLAAETVAREAALEDKPVDNHITHLVIHGLLHLLGYDHETDAEAEAMEAIERAALARLAIPDPYA from the coding sequence ATGCCTGAAAACAGAGAATTCGGGGACCTTTCGGTTCACGTTGAGATCGATATCTCGATCGAAGCGGGCGACTGGCCCGATGAGGCAAGCCTGAGCCGGCTGGTCGATCGCGCTGTTGGCGCCGCTTTCGCCGAAACCGGCGTGGCTGGTCCCTCCGAACTCAGCATCGTCTTTTCCGACGATACCCATATCCGCACGCTGAATGCCGGCTGGCGCGGCAAGGACAAACCCACCAACGTCCTGTCTTTCCCGGCTTTTCCGCTCGTCAAAGGCGCCCCGCTGCCGCCAATGCTGGGCGACATCGTGCTGGCTGCCGAGACGGTTGCGCGCGAAGCGGCACTGGAAGACAAGCCGGTCGACAACCATATCACCCATCTCGTCATCCATGGCCTGCTGCATTTGCTGGGCTACGATCACGAGACCGATGCCGAGGCCGAGGCGATGGAAGCTATCGAGCGCGCAGCGCTTGCAAGGCTTGCCATTCCCGATCCCTACGCGTAA
- a CDS encoding PhoH family protein has translation MAHIVLTFDNNKLASALYGQFDENLARLEQKLGVDIRSRGNQLTIKGSASAAEQARRALDNLYGILQKGVDIGQSDVDGAVRMAIAADDQLTLPTLERKGKVSAAQIATRKKTIYARSLNQDAYMRALERSELVFGIGPAGTGKTYLAVAHAAMLLERGMVERIILSRPAVEAGERLGFLPGDMKEKVDPYLRPLYDALYDMMPADKVERAIAAEVIEIAPLAFMRGRTLAHAAVILDEAQNTTPMQMKMFLTRLGENSRMIVTGDPTQIDLPSNTKSGLVEALRVLDGVAGAVTVRFNDGDVVRHPLVAEIVRAYDRDAKLARGLGAEN, from the coding sequence ATGGCGCACATCGTTCTGACTTTCGACAACAACAAGCTTGCCAGCGCCCTTTATGGCCAGTTCGACGAGAATCTGGCCAGGCTCGAGCAGAAACTCGGCGTCGATATCCGCTCGCGCGGCAACCAGCTGACCATCAAGGGTTCCGCCTCAGCCGCCGAGCAGGCGCGCCGGGCTCTCGATAATCTCTACGGCATTCTCCAGAAAGGCGTCGATATCGGCCAGTCGGACGTTGACGGCGCCGTGCGCATGGCGATCGCCGCCGACGACCAGCTGACGCTGCCGACGCTGGAGCGCAAGGGCAAGGTGTCCGCCGCCCAGATCGCCACCCGCAAGAAGACGATCTATGCCCGTTCGCTCAACCAGGACGCCTATATGCGTGCTCTGGAACGTTCCGAGCTTGTTTTCGGCATCGGCCCGGCCGGCACCGGCAAGACCTATCTGGCAGTGGCGCATGCGGCGATGCTGCTTGAACGCGGCATGGTCGAACGCATCATCCTCTCGCGGCCGGCGGTCGAGGCCGGCGAGCGGCTGGGCTTCCTGCCGGGCGACATGAAGGAAAAGGTCGATCCCTATCTGCGGCCGCTCTATGACGCGCTCTACGACATGATGCCGGCCGACAAGGTCGAGCGCGCGATTGCCGCCGAGGTGATCGAAATCGCGCCGCTGGCCTTCATGCGCGGCCGCACATTGGCGCATGCCGCCGTCATCCTCGACGAGGCGCAGAACACCACACCGATGCAGATGAAGATGTTCCTGACCCGTCTCGGCGAGAATTCGCGCATGATCGTCACCGGCGACCCGACGCAGATCGACCTTCCCTCCAACACCAAATCGGGCCTGGTCGAAGCGCTGCGTGTCCTCGACGGCGTGGCGGGCGCGGTGACCGTGCGCTTCAACGACGGCGACGTGGTTCGCCACCCGCTCGTGGCCGAAATCGTCAGGGCCTATGACCGCGACGCCAAGCTGGCGCGCGGTCTGGGTGCCGAGAATTGA